The following are encoded in a window of Castanea sativa cultivar Marrone di Chiusa Pesio chromosome 9, ASM4071231v1 genomic DNA:
- the LOC142610654 gene encoding E3 ubiquitin-protein ligase PRT6 isoform X3, whose protein sequence is MDNMDIDSYFDTINLKPPDQILRRLALIGVPEEVSDQPSLVAFVKDDKSRMLELVSAILPTDEEVGGALRDAKSSSKRTSNNMKRRFRESMLWLQWLMFEGEPTSALKNLSRMSSGQRGVCGAVWGNNDVAYRCRTCEHDPTCAICVPCFQNGDHTGHDYSIMYTGGGCCDCGDVTAWRREGFCSKHKGVEQIQPLPEEVANSVGPVLNALFICWKNKLLVAETIPQENPRAGDRTSEQMRVANELTFVVVEMLLEFCKYSESLLSFVSRMVCSSLGLLQILVKAERFLRDEIVKKLYDLLLRLLGDPLFKYEFAKVFLSYYPTVVSEAIKMGNDNGSKNYSIQSTFSVQIFTVPTLTPRLVKEMNLVVMLLGCVEDIFAACAGDDGRLQIAKWANLYDTTIRVVEDIRFVMSHAVVSKYVTHDQKDISRTWMRLLAFVQGMNPQKRETGLHIEEDNENMLLPFALCHSIANIHSIFVDGAFSVSSSKEDEIFFSTCNQDMGDGDSLRRAKVGHLSLEISAYSALACTSKLTEVKSDTDFCLLIPPPVKWLINECLKALENWLGVDNTSGAAINLFSPNTSSNPGSNFSSFKETLSKIKKGKYIFGRLASSSEDHGRQYSSHVRCGDMDFDLENGKRDTVACNSARSNDILMEADTMDIDVLHVLSSSDWPNIIYDVSSQEISVHIPLHRLLSLLLQKALRRCFGESAVTNVTIGSSVNLLSTSCIDFFAHVLGGCHPSGFSAFVMEHPLRVRVFCAEVHAGMWRKNGDAALLSWEWYRSVRWSEQGLELDLFLLQCCAALAPTDLFVSRILERFGLSKYLSLNLERSNEYEPVLVQEMLALVIQIVKERRFSGLTTAESLKRELICKLAVGDATRSQLVKSLPRDLSKFNQLQEILDTIATYSSPSGFNQGMYSLRWTYWKELDLYHPRWNSRDLQGAEERYFRFCSVSAFTSQLPRWTKIYPPLKEVAKVATCKVVLEIIRAVLFYAVFTDKWAESRAPDGVLLTALHLLSLALDICYQQRESSDQSCSTGDLVPILAYAGEEIWEGLDYDAGKQSLLSLLVFLMRMQKKENADNFSDSGSCNLSSLIESILKKFADIDPGCMAKLQQLAPEVVSYQKHSNFSSDANIPGSASDGEKRKAKARERQAAILEKMRAEQSKFLASIDPAVDESSKSGQELSSSDVRDDSDESAQVVCSLCHDPNSKNPISFLILLQKSRLVSFIDRGPPSWEQSRQSEKEHASIATDKVTNDSGISTSSDGSDLISSSPSAQLVQNADDGFSYYGKPEEVESFETLEQDMYFSIRKEVHDNILDSNFMEDNKPSTSEGGLERSRVAESVLLKNYIAALSKETKESPSVSEDAQKDKSSVESTSKCPAYDGFGPTDCDGVHLSSCGHAVHQGCLDRYLSSVKERYVRRIVFEGGHIVDPEQGEFLCPVCRRLVNSVLPALPADFKEVQKQPVSATLSSSLAAGPSTSSSEEIGSLHIQQALALLQSAANMVGKGEILKVFTLRRNGRMLPNLEPVRRVLSKLFYPNKQDKLPESARVSHSMLMWDSLKYSLISTEIAARCGRNQTTPNYGISAIYGELKSSTGFMLSLLLKIVQNTRSKNAIHVLQRFIGTQLFAESICSGISVGYGSGTFGQELKEVSSLEGNRPHTIQDPGLLALPNHEDGDGSNEKNPTVIKYHLTLRE, encoded by the exons ATGGATAACATGGACATCGATTCCTATTTCGATACCATCAATCTCAAGCCTCCTGATCAAATCCTACGg AGGCTTGCTCTGATTGGAGTTCCTGAAGAGGTATCTGATCAACCTAGTTTAGTTGCGTTTGTCAAGGATGACAAGTCTCGAATGTTAGAGCTTGTATCTGCTATATTGCCTACTGATGAGGAAGTGGGGGGAGCACTCCGGGATGCTAAGTCAAGTTCTAAAAGAACCTCCAATAACATGAAAAGACGATTTCGAGAGAGCATGTTGTGGTTACAATGGTTGATGTTTGAGGGTGAACCTACTAGTGCCCTAAAGAACCTCTCCAGAATGAGTTCTGGGCAACGTGGTGTTTGTGGTGCTGTTTGGGGAAATAATGATGTAGCGTATAGGTGTCGGACTTGTGAACATGACCCAACATGTGCAATCTGTGTTCCTTGTTTTCAGAATGGGGACCACACTGGCCACGATTATTCTATTATGTATAcgggtggtggttgttgtgatTGTGGGGATGTTACGGCGTGGAGACGTGAGGGCTTCTGCTCAAAGCATAAGGGTGTAGAACAAATACAACCCCTTCCAGAGGAGGTTGCAAACTCCGTGGGGCCCGTCCTTAATGCTCTTTTTATTTGTTGGAAAAACAAGTTATTAGTTGCAGAAACTATTCCTCAAGAAAATCCTAGAGCAGGTGATCGTACTTCAGAGCAAATGAGGGTGGCAAATGAACTAACATTTGTGGTGGTGGAGATGCTTTTAGAGTTCTGCAAGTACAGTGAGAGTTTGCTCAGTTTTGTTTCCAGGATGGTCTGTTCATCACTTGGTTTATTGCAGATTCTGGTCAAAGCAGAGAGGTTTTTGAGAGATGAAATAGTGAAGAAGCTTTATGACTTGCTTTTGAGACTGCTTGGAGATCCTCTCTTCAAGTACGAGTTTGCTAAAGTATTTTTAAGCTACTATCCAACTGTTGTAAGTGAAGCCATAAAAATGGGCAATGATAATGGCTCCAAGAATTATTCAATACAATCTACATTCTCTGTGCAAATCTTTACTGTACCAACTCTGACACCGCGCCTTGTAAAGGAAATGAACCTAGTTGTTATGCTGTTGGGATGTGTGGAAGACATTTTTGCTGCATGTGCTGGTGATGATGGTCGATTGCAG ATTGCTAAGTGGGCAAATTTGTACGACACTACCATTCGTGTGGTAGAAGATATTCGTTTTGTTATGAGCCATGCTGTAGTGTCCAAATATGTAACCCATGACCAGAAAGATATATCAAGAACTTGGATGAGACTTTTGGCTTTTGTGCAAGGGATGAACCCTCAAAAGAGAGAAACGGGCCTCCATATAGAAGAAGATAATGAGAATATGCTTTTGCCTTTCGCTTTATGTCATTCTATTGCTAATATCCATTCTATCTTTGTGGATGGGGCATTTTCAGTCTCTAGTAGCAAAgaggatgaaattttttttagcacatGCAATCAAGATATGGGTGATGGAGATAGCCTAAGACGTGCAAAAGTAGGACACTTATCCCTGGAAATCTCTGCATATAGTGCCTTAGCATGTACATCAAAGCTCACTGAAGTTAAATCTGATACTGATTTTTGTCTCTTAATTCCACCACCTGTCAAGTGGTTGATAAATGAGTGTCTAAAGGCTCTTGAGAATTGGCTGGGAGTTGATAACACATCTGGAGCTGCTATTAACCTATTTTCTCCAAATACTAGCAGTAACCCTGGTAgtaatttttcatcatttaagGAAACATTATCCaagattaaaaaaggaaaatatatttttggcagACTTGCCAGTTCAAGTGAAGATCATGGTAGGCAATATTCTTCTCATGTCCGCTGTGGTGATATGGATTTTGACTTGGAGAATGGTAAAAGGGATACTGTAGCCTGCAACTCTGCCAGGTCTAATGACATTTTGATGGAAGCAGATACGATGGATATAGATGTACTGCATGTTCTGAGTTCGTCTGATTGGCCAAACATAATTTATGATGTTAGTTCACAGGAGATCTCTGTTCATATTCCATTGCATCGGTTGCTTTCCTTGCTTTTGCAGAAAGCATTGAGAAGATGTTTTGGTGAATCTGCGGTGACAAATGTGACTATTGGTAGTTCTGTTAATTTGTTATCAACAAGCTGCATTGACTTCTTTGCACATGTTCTTGGGGGCTGCCACCCATCTGGGTTTTCTGCCTTTGTAATGGAGCATCCTTTACGGGTTAGGGTCTTTTGTGCTGAGGTTCATGCTGGAATGTGGAGAAAGAATGGTGATGCAGCCCTATTATCTTGGGAATGGTATCGGTCAGTTCGGTG GTCTGAGCAGGGTTTAGAGCTTGATCTATTTCTGCTACAGTGCTGTGCTGCATTGGCCCCAACTGACTTATTTGTCAGTAGAATTCTAGAACGCTTTGGGCTGTCAAAATATCTTTCTCTGAATCTTGAACGGTCTAACGA GTATGAACCAGTTCTGGTGCAGGAAATGCTCGCTCTTGTTATACAGATAGTTAAAGAAAGGAGATTTTCTGGGCTAACTACAGCTGAAAGTTTGAAAAGGGAGTTAATTTGTAAGTTGGCCGTTGGAGATGCCACTCGTAGTCAATTGGTGAAATCTCTCCCCCGTGACCTCTCTAAGTTTAACCAGCTTCAGGAAATTTTGGATACCATTGCTACATATTCCAGTCCATCTGGGTTTAATCAG GGTATGTACTCACTGCGGTGGACATATTGGAAAGAACTGGATTTATACCACCCTCGTTGGAACTCACGGGATTTGCAAGGTGCGGAAGAAAGATACTTTCGCTTCTGTAGTGTCTCTGCATTTACCAGTCAGTTGCCCAGGTGGACTAAGATTTATCCTCCGCTCAAAGAGGTAGCTAAAGTAGCCACTTGTAAGGTGGTCCTTGAAATTATCCGTGCAGTGCTATTTTATGCTGTTTTCACTGATAAATGGGCTGAATCACGTGCTCCTGATGGTGTTCTTCTTACTGCATTGCATTTACTATCGTTAGCGTTAGACATCTGTTATCAGCAGAGAGAATCTAGTGATCAGTCATGTTCTACTGGAGATTTGGTTCCCATCCTAGCTTATGCTGGCGAAGAAATCTGGGAGGGATTAGATTATGATGCTGGTAAACAAAGCTTGTTGTCACTTCTTGTTTTTTTGATGAGGATGCAGAAGAAAGAAAACGCAGACAACTTTTCAGACTCAGGCAGTTGCAACCTTTCTTCTCTGATTGAAAGTATATTGAAGAAGTTTGCTGATATTGATCCTGGATGTATGGCCAAATTGCAACAACTTGCACCTGAAGTGGTCAGTTATCAAAAACATTCCAATTTTAGTAGTGATGCCAATATCCCAGGGTCAGCTTCTGATGGTGAAAAACGCAAGGCAAAAGCACGAGAGAGACAGGCAGCTATTTTG GAAAAAATGAGAGCTGAGCAATCTAAGTTTTTGGCAAGCATTGATCCTGCTGTGGATGAAAGTTCAAAATCTGGACAAGAATTAAGTAGCTCTGATGTTAGAGATGATTCAGATGAGTCTGCACAAGTTGTTTGCTCTCTTTGTCATGATCCCAACTCCAAAAATCCCATATCATTCTTGATTCTTCTTCAG AAATCTAGGCTTGTGAGTTTCATTGACAGAGGTCCCCCATCATGGGAACAATCTCGCCAGTCAGAGAAGGAGCATGCTTCTATTGCCACGGACAAGGTGACTAATGACTCTGGAATAAGCACATCCTCAGATGGTTCAGATTTGATTTCATCTTCCCCATCAGCACAGTTGGTTCAGAATGCAGATGATGGATTTTCTTATTATGGGAAACCTGAGGAAGTCGAATCTTTTGAGACATTGGAACAAGATATGTACTTCTCCATACGTAAAGAAGTGCATGATAATATTCTGGATTCAAATTTTATGGAGGACAATAAACCTTCTACTTCTGAAGGGGGCTTAGAAAGAAGCAGAGTTGCTGAATCTGTCTTGCTTAAAAATTACATAGCTGCTCTTTCGAAAGAGACAAAAGAAAGTCCTTCAGTGTCTGAAGATGCTCAGAAGGATAAGTCTTCTGTAGAATCTACTTCAAAGTGTCCAGCATATGATGGATTTGGACCTACAGATTGTGATGGAGTTCATCTTTCTTCCTGTGGGCATGCGGTGCATCAGGGTTGTCTTGATCGCTATTTATCTTCAGTGAAGGAGAG ATATGTCAGAAGAATTGTTTTTGAAGGAGGGCATATCGTGGATCCAGAACAG GGGGAGTTCCTCTGCCCTGTATGCCGCCGACTTGTAAATTCTGTCTTGCCTGCTTTACCTGCCGATTTTAAAGAGGTTCAGAAGCAGCCTGTAAGTGCAACTTTGAGTTCTTCACTTGCTGCTGGACCTTCAACCTCATCATCTGAAGAAATTGGTTCTCTTCACATTCAGCAAGCCTTGGCTCTCTTGCAATCTGCAGCCAATATGGTTGGGAAGGGTGAAATTCTTAAAGTTTTCACCCTGCGGAGAAATGGAAGAATGCTGCCAAATCTTGAGCCTGTTCGTCGGGTGctctcaaaattattttatccaaaCAAACAGGATAAGTTGCCAGAGTCTGCGAGGGTAAGCCACTCAATGCTTATGTGGGATTCACTTAAATACTCCCTGATATCGACGGAGATTGCTGCACGCTGCGGAAGGAATCAAACGACTCCAAATTATGGTATAAGTGCCATATATGGGGAACTAAAATCTTCTACTGGATTTATGTTGTCCTTGTTGCTAAAAATTGTCCAAAATACCCGAAGTAAGAATGCTATTCACGTGCTTCAAAGATTTATAGGCACTCAGCTGTTTGCAGAGTCTATTTGCTCCGGTATATCTGTAGGTTATGGAAGTGGCACGTTTGGACAAG